From the genome of Methanothrix soehngenii GP6:
TCACCAGCGGTGCCAGCGAGGCCCTATTCCTGGCAATCGTCGCCCTGGTAGACCGGGGCGAGGAGGTGCTGGTGGGAGATCCAAGCTTCCTCTCCTATGCCGAGCTGACTCGGCTGGTGGGGGCAAGGCCCGTCTCCGTCCCCTTAGACGAGGACCTCCGCATAACCCCGGAGGCAATTGGGGAGCGAATAACAAAAAAGACCCGGATGATAATCATCAACTCCCCCTCCAACCCCACCGGATCGGTCCAGACCGAGGAGCAGATGAGGGCTATCGCCGAAATAGCCGATGACGAGGATATCGCCCTCCTCTCAGATGAGGTCTATGAGCATTTCATCTACCGGGGAGAGCATATCAGCCCGGCTAGGTTTTCAGATAATGTGATCACCGTCAATGCCGTCTCCAAGACCTATGCCATGACCGGCTGGCGGCTGGGTTATCTCGCCGCCCGGAACGAGGCGATAGAGCAGCATCTCAAGATTCATCAGTATGTCCAGGCCTGCGCCAGCTCCATCTCCCAGGCCGCAGCCCTGGAGGCGATCTGTGGACCCCAGGATTGCGTTCGTCAGATGAGGGATGAGTTTATGAGCCGCAGAGACCTTCTGGTAGCAGGCTTCCGGGAGATGGGAGTGGACCTGACAGAGCCGGATGGCGCTTTCTATCTCTTCCCTCGGGTGGGAGACGGCGACCTGGTGGCCAGCAAGCTGGCAAGAGCAGGGGTCATCACCGTTCCAGGATCTGCTTTTGGAGAGGGCGGAAGGGAGCATATCCGGATATCTTATGCCGCCAGCCGGGCCAATCTCGAGGAAGCGCTGCGGAGGATGAAAGATATCCTTTAAATAGGTGAGTCGCATTCGCCCTCAGGAGTGATGAAATGAAGGAGCAGGTTGAGGTCAGAGAGCTGAAAGAAGGAAGGTATGTAATCATAGATGAAGAGCCCTGCATAATCAAGAGCATATCCCATTCCAAGCCCGGCAAGCACGGTTCGGCCAAGGCGAGGGTGGATGCCATTGGCATCTTCGACAACCAGAAGAAATCCATCGTCCAGCCGGTCACCACCAAGATCTACGTGCCAACTGTCGAGCGCAAGACCGGCCAGGTCTTGTCCATCGGCGACACATCGGTGCAGCTAATGGACCTGGGCAGCTATGCTACCATCGATGTTCCCATAACAGAGGACCAGAAATCCAAGATCGAGGAAGGCAAAGAGGTAGCCTACCTAGCGGTGATGGGCAGGACCAAGCTGGACATTCGCTAGGGATTAAGCGATCGGCTTCCTGTTCCCAAGGCGGGCTTGTTCATCTTTTCCTGGCCTGCCTTCGATTTCACATTTTGTGGGTAGCTCGGAGGCTATAAGTTGTCATCCTACTCCGCCTATAAGGGCACGGGTTTTGATCAGCTGGATCCCTTCGATTCCAGCGACAGCAATCTGTGGCGCAAGGCGGAGTATCTGGGCCGATACCTATTTGCCGCCGATTTTCTGCGCAGCCGGAGCATAAGGCTTGCCGCTGATGTATCCTGCGGCCTGGGATACGGATCGATTGAGCTGGCCACCGCCTCCGAGGAGGTAGTGGGCATAGATGGCAGCCCGGAGATGATCGAGCGGGCGATGGCTGGATGCCAAGAGCCCAATATTCGCTTCAATTGCCTGAACCTGGAGGAGGACGATCTCTGCAGGCATATCCGGGAAGGCTCCTGTGGGGCAGCGGTCAGCTTTGAGACCCTGGAGCATCTGAACGATCCGGGCCGGGCGGTGGATCAGTTCTCCAGAATCCTCATGCCGGAGGGCTTTTTCATCTGTTCCGTCCCTAATGTTATATCGGAGTCGGGAGATGACGCCGGCCTGCCAAAGAATAGGTCCCATAAGCAGTGGTTTAACTTTCCCTCGCTCTGCCGGATGGTGGAACGACGCGGCATGAGGGTGATATATCGGCTGGGCCAGTCACGCTCAAGAATGCTCTATCGAAGAGAGCAGCAGCTCTTCAATGCCAGGAGGATCAGGCGGAGGCTGAGCGACGAGACGGTGATGCACTCTGAAGAAATGATCCGCTGGCTGTCTTATGTTGCCGCCTATCCATCTGTGGAGGATGTCGATGGATCCTACTCCATCATCATCATCGCCCAAAAGCAGGGCTCAGATTAATCAGATCCATTTGACTGTTATCTCATCGTTCAGATCGATCACTGCTCCATAGCCCCGACGCAGCTCTCCTACGTTCACCACCAGGGTGGAGCCGATATGACACTCTCCCCGATCCTCATGAATATGGCCGCATAAGACCAGATCGGGCTGATAGTTCTCTATGAATCGGCGCAGTTCAGAGGAGCCGGATCTCTCGCCATTGTAAAGAATATCACAAGCCCCCCGGGGCGGCTGATGAACGATGACGATCTTGGCCCGGGTACCAGCCACCTCCTGGTAGGCTTTCTCCAGAACGGAATAGACCTCATCATCGCGATGGTAGTACCTATTGGGATCGCCAAGTCTGCGGGGATCTCGGGCTATCATTCCTCCCATGCCAAGAAATCCGTACTCCTTATGGCGAAAAGAGGATCGGTGAAGGACAATAAAACCCGCTTTCTCCCAGAGATCAGGGACGACATCTCTGTGGTCCATATTGCCGGGAACTATCAGCACTGGCGGACCAAGGCGGGCGAGGGCCATGGCAGCAGGCTTCGCTCCCTCTGTTGAACTGGCATTATGGAGGTCGCCGCAAAAGGCAATCAGGTCGTACTTGAGGTCCTTTAGATTCCTGATCCCCTCAGTGCAGTCATGCAGGTCCGCCAGACCCAGAATCCTCAGAGCCCCACTCATGGACCATCTCCAGAATATGGCTATGGATCTCCAGATATTTAGATCTCTACGATATCGTATGGGCGGGCTTGGATGATGCCACTTCAGCCTGCGGGGGGAATACGTCCACTATGACCACGTTGCTCGGCTGGTTGTTGATCACGAAGTAGAGCATGTGTCTTCCTGCTTGATCGGCATCAAAGCTCATATTGTTGTAGCCAGGATTGAGTTGATAGACGCCGTAATCGTGAAATATGCTATTTGTCTGAATGGTCTGGTAGAATCCGGCATCTCCTCTCTGGGGTACATAGGCTACCAGCTCCAGCTTGCTTCCCAGGGGCACGACTGCATACTGCGACCAGTTAGCTGTTCCCCTTATCCATAGATCGCTTCTGGTGGCCATAGCAGATGCATATTGAGAATATGCCAGTCCCTGACCATCGCCATAATAGACTGCTATCGGCTCTTTCCCAGATATATCATACTGAGCAGGTTTGCCGATCACTCCGCCCTCGGCAGTCTTTGTGGCAGCGGCAAAATATTCGCTATAGGGAATGAATGCGCTCTGTGCTGCACCCGCAATGTAGAGGGACGCGTCCGAGGGCAGGGGATATCTGGCGCTGGGCACGGGCTGGTCCAGCCAGTCCAGCATTCCCGCCAGGCCCTCGTCCAGAGTCCCACGACCATAAGACTGGCCGATGTTGGGATTCGAGTAGCCTGTATCTGCGGCAAAAGCCGGTAATGGAAGGCTGATTGCCATTATGCAGATAAGAAATATGACCTGTTTCATCTCATTTCACCCGCAAATGGGTTTCGACACATCCTATTTAAACTTGCGTCAAAAGTTCGACAATCAGTGAAAGATCAGGGCGTCCTTTGGGCAGGCATCTACGCAGCGGCCGCACTTTATGCAATCCGGCAAATCCTGCAGCTCAAATACCCGAAGCTGCATGGGGCAGACCTTCTGGCACCTCTTGCAGTCAATACATAAATCCCCGTCCAGCTTGAGCTGGTATTTGCTGCCTCCCATAATCCTCTGCAATGTGCCCATGGGACAGAATGTGCACCAGGTCCGGGGGGCGATGATCACGCCAAAGAGTATGGCAATGGAGGTGGTGATTATGCATAGGGTGACAAATACCATTCCGATTCGGTCCACCACCCCCTGGGTTCCTAATAGCCGGTAGATCATAAAGCCCATCAGGGCGATGAAGATGGGAATCCTGATCCACATGCTGCGCAGGAAAAGAGGGATCGCCAGCCTTCGGCTAAGGGGGGCCAGCCAGAAGTCAACGAAGCTGCCCCGGGGGCAGAGGTTGCCACAAAACCATCTGCCTCTGAAGGGGGCAATGATCAGAAGGGTGGCGAAGACCAGCAGGAGGATGTAGCCAAGCTTGGGATAAAAGATCCCGCCAATCGATACAATCAGCACGATCATGCCCAGATAAGGGAGGGTTTCGAAAAACTAATCAATCGAAATGTTTATATACTATTAATATCATAATATTTGATGTATGAGGACGCTCATAGATTTTGCCATGCGAGAAGAATATTCTCGGGTTAAAGCTCTCGGCGATGATCTCTCCGATATTAACTCTTTAAT
Proteins encoded in this window:
- a CDS encoding pyridoxal phosphate-dependent aminotransferase produces the protein MRFACCTEEIEISGIRKCFESAMPGSVNLGLGQPDFDTPSHIKRAAIRAIEMGQCGYTPNCGVPALREALAEKLMRENQIDCTADDIMVTSGASEALFLAIVALVDRGEEVLVGDPSFLSYAELTRLVGARPVSVPLDEDLRITPEAIGERITKKTRMIIINSPSNPTGSVQTEEQMRAIAEIADDEDIALLSDEVYEHFIYRGEHISPARFSDNVITVNAVSKTYAMTGWRLGYLAARNEAIEQHLKIHQYVQACASSISQAAALEAICGPQDCVRQMRDEFMSRRDLLVAGFREMGVDLTEPDGAFYLFPRVGDGDLVASKLARAGVITVPGSAFGEGGREHIRISYAASRANLEEALRRMKDIL
- a CDS encoding translation initiation factor IF-5A — translated: MKEQVEVRELKEGRYVIIDEEPCIIKSISHSKPGKHGSAKARVDAIGIFDNQKKSIVQPVTTKIYVPTVERKTGQVLSIGDTSVQLMDLGSYATIDVPITEDQKSKIEEGKEVAYLAVMGRTKLDIR
- a CDS encoding class I SAM-dependent methyltransferase, which translates into the protein MSSYSAYKGTGFDQLDPFDSSDSNLWRKAEYLGRYLFAADFLRSRSIRLAADVSCGLGYGSIELATASEEVVGIDGSPEMIERAMAGCQEPNIRFNCLNLEEDDLCRHIREGSCGAAVSFETLEHLNDPGRAVDQFSRILMPEGFFICSVPNVISESGDDAGLPKNRSHKQWFNFPSLCRMVERRGMRVIYRLGQSRSRMLYRREQQLFNARRIRRRLSDETVMHSEEMIRWLSYVAAYPSVEDVDGSYSIIIIAQKQGSD
- a CDS encoding metallophosphoesterase family protein produces the protein MSGALRILGLADLHDCTEGIRNLKDLKYDLIAFCGDLHNASSTEGAKPAAMALARLGPPVLIVPGNMDHRDVVPDLWEKAGFIVLHRSSFRHKEYGFLGMGGMIARDPRRLGDPNRYYHRDDEVYSVLEKAYQEVAGTRAKIVIVHQPPRGACDILYNGERSGSSELRRFIENYQPDLVLCGHIHEDRGECHIGSTLVVNVGELRRGYGAVIDLNDEITVKWI
- a CDS encoding 4Fe-4S binding protein, which produces MIVLIVSIGGIFYPKLGYILLLVFATLLIIAPFRGRWFCGNLCPRGSFVDFWLAPLSRRLAIPLFLRSMWIRIPIFIALMGFMIYRLLGTQGVVDRIGMVFVTLCIITTSIAILFGVIIAPRTWCTFCPMGTLQRIMGGSKYQLKLDGDLCIDCKRCQKVCPMQLRVFELQDLPDCIKCGRCVDACPKDALIFH